The Rickettsiales bacterium genome includes a region encoding these proteins:
- a CDS encoding aldo/keto reductase, which yields MTKYKYHLILQARLSSSRLPGKSLLSIHGISAINLIIKRLESTKYNIILALPHGQEGEIISKQLDNNNISTSFGSYNNVLARFIESTKSLDNEDIIIRCTADNLIIDNHFIEEMLPTYNDGYLYAEINNHIYGLSAEMFKVKHLREAHTNTDSDFDKEHVTPYIYKKYGKSPFQHEFTKKHKLRLTLDNYADFTNITNLFSQFDSYNTNWHTMLEKAYEIFEPNKPIIIGTAQFGMDYGINNCSGQISNDDAKNIFELAINSGIGCIDTAPSYGNAEKIISDNAGLLANTKICTKISPDTKAEEIELQIAIILKNMKRDSIDYMLLHNADQYGGIIWKKLQELKHNGLISKIGLSIYSPKQVYKIKNDVNVIQFPINILDNRWDHFLEKNKDIELHARSIFLQGLILNDNLLEQKGLTHLSFILDSLVKKHRYKNRIELCISYIKSIHQIDKIIIGIDNINHLRNNLLYFNNNILTEEDIRIIKKKFICVPENILDIRKWS from the coding sequence ATGACAAAATATAAATATCACCTTATACTGCAAGCACGCTTGTCATCCTCTAGACTTCCAGGAAAATCTCTATTGTCTATACATGGAATTTCAGCGATCAATTTAATTATAAAACGATTGGAATCAACTAAATATAACATTATTTTAGCCCTACCACACGGACAGGAAGGAGAAATAATATCCAAACAATTAGACAACAATAATATCAGCACATCTTTTGGTAGCTATAACAATGTACTAGCAAGATTCATTGAATCCACCAAATCGCTTGACAATGAAGACATTATTATTCGCTGTACAGCAGATAATCTTATCATAGACAATCATTTTATAGAAGAAATGTTGCCAACATACAACGATGGTTATCTATATGCGGAAATAAATAACCATATATATGGACTAAGTGCTGAGATGTTTAAGGTAAAACACCTAAGAGAAGCTCACACCAATACAGATAGTGATTTTGATAAAGAACATGTGACACCATACATATACAAAAAATATGGAAAATCGCCATTTCAACATGAATTCACCAAAAAACATAAATTACGACTTACACTAGACAATTATGCCGACTTTACAAACATAACAAACCTTTTTTCGCAATTTGATTCGTATAACACGAACTGGCATACTATGCTTGAAAAAGCCTATGAAATATTTGAACCAAATAAACCGATAATAATAGGTACAGCTCAATTCGGTATGGATTACGGAATAAATAATTGCAGCGGGCAAATCAGCAATGACGATGCCAAAAATATTTTTGAATTAGCAATAAATAGTGGGATAGGCTGTATAGACACAGCTCCATCATATGGAAACGCAGAAAAGATAATAAGTGATAATGCTGGATTACTAGCAAATACTAAGATTTGCACAAAAATATCACCAGACACAAAAGCGGAAGAGATAGAACTACAAATAGCAATAATCTTAAAAAATATGAAAAGAGATTCTATAGATTATATGCTACTACATAATGCTGACCAATATGGTGGTATTATATGGAAGAAATTACAAGAACTAAAGCATAATGGCTTAATAAGCAAGATTGGTCTTTCTATATACTCACCTAAACAAGTCTATAAAATAAAAAATGATGTTAATGTAATACAATTTCCAATAAATATTCTTGATAATAGGTGGGACCATTTTTTAGAAAAAAATAAAGACATAGAGTTACACGCACGAAGTATATTTCTACAAGGCCTTATACTAAATGATAATTTGCTTGAGCAAAAAGGATTAACGCACTTATCTTTTATTCTAGATAGTCTAGTTAAAAAACACCGATACAAGAATCGCATAGAACTATGTATTTCCTATATAAAATCTATTCATCAGATAGATAAAATAATTATTGGAATAGACAATATTAATCATTTAAGAAACAATTTATTATATTTTAATAATAATATCCTCACTGAAGAGGATATACGAATAATAAAAAAGAAATTTATATGTGTCCCAGAAAACATTCTTGATATAAGAAAGTGGTCATGA
- the rplL gene encoding 50S ribosomal protein L7/L12: MSTNLEKIVDTLSALTVIEAAELSKMLEEKWGVSAAAPVAVAAAGAAGGAAAPAAEAKTEFDVILASFPADKKIAVIKAVREITGLGLKEAKDLVESTPKPVKEGVAKEEADKVQKTLADAGATVEVK; the protein is encoded by the coding sequence ATGTCTACAAATCTTGAGAAAATAGTGGATACTTTGTCCGCTCTTACTGTTATTGAAGCAGCAGAACTTTCTAAAATGCTTGAGGAAAAATGGGGTGTTTCTGCAGCTGCTCCTGTAGCGGTCGCCGCTGCTGGTGCCGCTGGTGGCGCTGCTGCTCCTGCCGCTGAAGCTAAGACAGAGTTTGATGTTATTCTCGCGTCATTCCCTGCTGATAAGAAGATCGCGGTTATTAAGGCTGTTCGTGAAATTACCGGTCTTGGTCTTAAAGAAGCTAAAGATCTTGTTGAATCTACACCAAAACCTGTTAAAGAGGGTGTGGCTAAAGAAGAGGCTGATAAAGTTCAGAAAACTCTTGCTGACGCTGGTGCTACTGTTGAAGTTAAGTAA
- a CDS encoding SDR family oxidoreductase, whose translation MSSFSIKDKIVLLSGASGHIGSATRDYLRDNNAIVIAVSRNIEHGDDNYNLDITNDSERRDFINLISKKYGQISSLINNAYSGNSGKIEYITRKDFEDSLNIGLISPILFIKELLPHFSKNGASIVNIASMYGMVSPDGSVYDEDGKNNNPIYYGAGKAGLIQATKYLACHLASSNIRVNAISPGAFPRTIDDNSQNIFLNKLTEKTPMKKLGIPENLFGIIHLLISSHSSYITGTNIPVDGGWTAW comes from the coding sequence ATGAGTAGTTTTAGCATAAAAGATAAGATAGTTCTTCTATCAGGAGCAAGCGGTCATATAGGATCCGCCACTAGGGATTATCTGAGGGATAACAATGCGATAGTCATAGCTGTCAGCAGGAATATAGAACACGGTGATGACAACTATAATCTAGACATAACCAACGATAGCGAGCGTAGAGATTTTATAAACTTGATAAGCAAAAAATATGGTCAAATATCATCTCTTATAAACAACGCTTATTCTGGCAACTCTGGAAAAATAGAGTATATTACAAGAAAAGACTTTGAGGATAGCCTGAACATAGGTTTAATATCGCCAATATTATTTATAAAAGAGTTATTACCACACTTTTCTAAAAATGGAGCTTCTATAGTAAATATAGCATCAATGTACGGTATGGTTAGCCCAGATGGAAGCGTGTATGACGAAGATGGCAAAAATAATAATCCTATTTACTATGGAGCAGGAAAAGCTGGGTTAATTCAAGCTACTAAATATCTAGCATGCCATCTGGCTAGTAGCAATATTAGAGTAAATGCCATATCACCAGGTGCTTTCCCACGAACAATAGATGATAACTCGCAAAATATCTTCTTAAATAAACTGACAGAAAAAACTCCAATGAAAAAACTTGGGATTCCTGAAAACCTATTCGGAATAATACATCTACTAATATCTAGTCACTCATCTTATATTACGGGCACT
- the nusG gene encoding transcription termination/antitermination protein NusG has protein sequence MAFRWYIVHAHSGFEKKIAESIKEQAIKNNIANLIEEVVVPVEEVSEVRKGKKVMSERKFFPGYVMVKMELNDATWHMVKNTPKVTGFLGGGGKGRPVPITDKEAESIFDQIREGVERPKSTVSFEIGENVKIIEGPFESFIGLVEGVDDEKSRVKVSVSIFGRSTPVDLEYNQVEKVA, from the coding sequence ATGGCGTTTCGTTGGTATATTGTGCACGCTCATTCCGGTTTTGAGAAGAAGATAGCGGAGTCAATAAAAGAGCAAGCGATAAAAAATAATATAGCTAATCTTATAGAGGAAGTTGTCGTTCCAGTTGAGGAAGTTAGTGAGGTGCGTAAGGGTAAGAAAGTTATGTCTGAGCGTAAATTTTTCCCTGGTTATGTTATGGTGAAGATGGAGCTTAATGACGCTACTTGGCATATGGTGAAAAATACACCTAAAGTTACTGGATTTCTTGGTGGAGGTGGTAAAGGTAGGCCAGTACCAATTACCGATAAGGAAGCGGAATCCATATTTGACCAGATACGCGAGGGTGTGGAACGTCCTAAATCTACAGTTAGTTTTGAGATTGGAGAAAATGTTAAAATTATTGAAGGACCTTTTGAATCGTTTATCGGCTTAGTTGAAGGTGTTGATGATGAGAAGTCGCGTGTTAAAGTGTCAGTATCTATATTTGGTCGTTCAACGCCGGTAGATTTGGAATATAATCAGGTAGAGAAAGTAGCCTGA
- the rplJ gene encoding 50S ribosomal protein L10, which yields MPMTRLQKKEMIEATNGRLTSAAIALVVHNKGLTVAQMTQLRRNMRDAGAELKVIKNRLAKLAAKDTPLEGVCEFLNGPSVIATSSDPVSVAKGLVDFAKNNDKLEIVGGSFGSQSLDVEAIEGLAKLPSLDELRAKIVGMLQTPASRIASVVKAPAGQVARVISAHADKG from the coding sequence ATGCCGATGACTCGTTTACAGAAAAAAGAGATGATTGAAGCTACTAATGGTAGGCTTACTAGTGCTGCTATAGCTTTGGTTGTTCATAATAAAGGTCTTACCGTTGCGCAGATGACGCAATTGCGTCGTAACATGCGAGATGCTGGAGCTGAATTGAAAGTTATTAAGAATCGTTTAGCAAAGCTTGCTGCTAAGGACACTCCTCTTGAGGGGGTTTGTGAGTTTCTTAATGGACCGTCAGTTATAGCTACCTCGTCTGATCCGGTGTCTGTCGCTAAGGGATTGGTGGATTTCGCTAAGAACAATGATAAGCTGGAGATTGTTGGGGGTTCCTTCGGTTCACAGTCTTTGGATGTTGAGGCTATAGAAGGTCTTGCGAAATTACCGTCTCTTGATGAATTGCGCGCTAAGATTGTTGGGATGTTACAGACTCCTGCTTCACGCATAGCCAGTGTTGTTAAAGCTCCGGCGGGGCAGGTGGCAAGAGTTATATCTGCTCATGCTGATAAAGGGTAG
- a CDS encoding oligosaccharide flippase family protein produces the protein MDKIKKLLKYTIIYGILNGIEALVPFLFLIILSRFLTTEEYGVWSLFAGLYAVVIPLIGGKLDDAVRMHFNELTNNNLNRFISTALYLITFLSLLLLFIVTNFSSFFSSITKFPERWLWTIIMVAFLYAVSNILRSIYQFKERSGQLATMVVIRVAITLAVTSAFVIAGARYTAAIFGTATGLAGSILISTILFRIYLDINVFSKLDRKFLFLLLRFFIIYLPTAMGAVLIPLTDRLFIAHIEGLSETSFYSIANHFGAIIGLLVSGSFLFAWLPWIFNLLRKNDKESIKTAHIATLLFYIGLPLIGLIIWQVSIFIAPYLMSENFLKASDYIFWLIIAAVIQGYFTYNQGFLHFAKKTNIMSLCSAVAIISNIIFDYIFIIKYGTVGIAYATIVAYGCAAIVSGIMAAYFIRSHIATTCVNQEHKSYHD, from the coding sequence ATGGACAAAATAAAAAAACTATTAAAATACACTATTATCTACGGAATATTAAATGGGATTGAGGCCTTAGTGCCATTTTTATTTCTTATTATATTATCAAGATTCTTAACTACCGAAGAGTATGGTGTTTGGTCATTATTCGCCGGATTATACGCTGTAGTCATACCGTTAATAGGTGGCAAACTTGATGATGCGGTAAGAATGCACTTCAACGAGCTGACCAACAATAACCTCAACAGGTTCATCAGTACGGCATTATACCTCATAACATTTCTTAGTCTTTTATTGTTATTTATCGTAACAAATTTCTCCTCATTTTTCTCATCTATAACCAAATTTCCCGAGCGTTGGTTATGGACTATAATCATGGTAGCTTTTTTATACGCGGTGTCCAACATACTGCGCTCAATCTATCAATTCAAAGAACGTAGTGGGCAACTAGCTACCATGGTCGTAATAAGAGTCGCTATAACACTAGCGGTAACCAGCGCTTTTGTAATCGCTGGTGCGCGTTATACCGCGGCTATATTTGGAACCGCTACCGGTCTTGCTGGCTCAATATTGATTTCCACTATATTATTTAGAATATATCTTGATATAAATGTTTTCAGCAAACTTGATCGCAAATTCCTATTTTTATTACTTAGATTCTTTATTATTTACCTTCCAACAGCTATGGGCGCTGTTTTAATCCCGCTCACTGACCGGTTATTTATTGCCCATATTGAGGGATTAAGCGAAACCAGTTTTTACTCAATAGCAAATCACTTCGGAGCGATAATAGGCTTACTAGTAAGTGGATCTTTTCTATTCGCGTGGCTGCCATGGATATTTAATCTTTTACGCAAAAATGATAAAGAAAGTATCAAAACAGCTCACATAGCAACTTTATTATTTTACATAGGGTTACCACTGATAGGACTCATAATATGGCAAGTTTCCATCTTCATAGCCCCATACCTGATGAGCGAGAATTTCCTAAAAGCCTCCGATTATATTTTCTGGTTGATTATAGCGGCAGTGATACAAGGATATTTCACATATAATCAAGGTTTTCTACATTTCGCTAAAAAAACAAATATCATGTCTTTATGCTCCGCTGTAGCTATTATCAGCAACATAATATTTGATTATATATTCATAATAAAATATGGAACTGTGGGAATAGCTTACGCGACAATAGTAGCTTACGGTTGCGCGGCAATCGTAAGCGGAATAATGGCAGCATATTTTATCCGCTCACACATTGCTACAACTTGTGTAAATCAAGAACATAAAAGTTACCATGACTAA
- the rplA gene encoding 50S ribosomal protein L1 encodes MSRISKKRKAMLGKVDIDKRYPLAEAVKLVKSMASAKFDETIEIVINTGLDPRQTDQLVRGMVSMPNGTGKEVRVAVFARGDKATQAVEAGADFVGAEDLAEKIAGGFTDFDRIIASPDMMAVVGKLGKVLGPKGLMPNPKLGTVTPNVADAVKSAKSGQVEFRLDKTAIIHAGVGRASFSEDAIEQNVKAFVGAVVKARPSAAKSNYIKKVGISSTMGLGIKLELADLLAA; translated from the coding sequence ATGTCAAGAATTTCAAAAAAAAGAAAAGCAATGCTAGGCAAAGTGGATATAGATAAGCGTTATCCTTTAGCGGAAGCTGTGAAATTGGTTAAGTCGATGGCGAGCGCAAAATTTGATGAAACCATAGAGATAGTTATAAATACGGGTTTAGATCCTCGTCAGACTGATCAGCTTGTTCGTGGTATGGTGTCTATGCCTAACGGTACCGGTAAGGAGGTGCGTGTGGCTGTGTTCGCAAGAGGAGATAAAGCAACTCAGGCTGTTGAGGCTGGTGCTGATTTCGTTGGTGCTGAGGATCTGGCTGAAAAAATTGCTGGAGGGTTTACCGATTTTGATCGTATTATAGCTTCTCCTGATATGATGGCAGTTGTTGGTAAGCTTGGTAAGGTATTAGGACCTAAAGGGCTTATGCCAAACCCTAAGCTTGGTACTGTTACTCCTAATGTGGCTGACGCGGTTAAGTCGGCGAAATCAGGGCAAGTTGAGTTCCGTCTTGATAAAACAGCGATTATTCATGCTGGTGTGGGGCGCGCTAGTTTTAGTGAGGACGCTATAGAGCAGAATGTTAAGGCTTTTGTCGGCGCTGTGGTCAAAGCTAGGCCTTCAGCGGCTAAGTCTAACTATATAAAGAAAGTTGGCATTTCCTCAACTATGGGATTGGGGATTAAGCTAGAACTTGCTGATTTATTGGCAGCTTAA
- the rplK gene encoding 50S ribosomal protein L11, with product MAKKIVGYIKLEIPAGKANPSPPVGPALGQRGLNIMEFCKAFNAATQKNEPGAPIPVTITAYQDRTFTFETRLSPVSYYLKKAANLKKGSQTPGKGSVVGKISMDKVREIAQEKMKDLNANDIDGAVKMVCGSAQSMGLEVVGA from the coding sequence ATGGCAAAAAAAATTGTTGGGTATATTAAATTGGAGATTCCCGCCGGAAAAGCTAATCCGTCTCCGCCTGTTGGTCCCGCTCTTGGTCAGCGTGGTCTTAATATCATGGAATTCTGTAAGGCGTTTAACGCTGCCACTCAGAAAAATGAACCCGGTGCTCCAATTCCAGTTACGATAACCGCCTATCAGGATAGAACGTTTACTTTTGAGACTAGACTCTCTCCGGTGTCATATTATCTTAAAAAAGCTGCTAATCTCAAGAAAGGGTCGCAGACTCCTGGAAAAGGTAGCGTGGTTGGAAAGATTTCTATGGATAAAGTGCGTGAGATAGCTCAGGAAAAAATGAAAGATCTGAACGCCAATGATATTGATGGAGCCGTTAAGATGGTATGTGGTTCCGCTCAATCAATGGGCCTTGAAGTGGTGGGGGCGTAG
- the secE gene encoding preprotein translocase subunit SecE — MSTVNPAKFVRETRQEMRRVTWPTRKQTMLSTVTVLIFVLIASMIFLLVDTVAASAVKAIIGV; from the coding sequence ATGTCCACCGTTAATCCAGCGAAATTTGTTCGTGAGACTCGTCAAGAAATGAGACGCGTCACTTGGCCAACAAGGAAGCAAACCATGCTCTCAACTGTGACAGTACTAATTTTTGTGTTAATTGCCTCTATGATATTTCTGTTGGTTGATACTGTAGCGGCTTCAGCTGTGAAAGCGATAATAGGAGTATAG